The Hydrogenispora ethanolica nucleotide sequence GATACAATCGAAGAATTGTGGATTCTTAACATCCTCTTAAAATTATATAATGAAACTGTTCCAAAGCGCGCGTTGCAAATGCCAAGTTCACCCATAAACGACCGGCCCAGGATCCCGATCTTAACAGCTGAAGACGGGTTGCGGCTGATTTCAAGAAGGTTGAAGGGGACTTGGCACCAAGGAACCGTTTGCGATGAAAACCAATGGACAACGGGAGGTGCCGATTCGTATGAAGAAACGAAGAATACTCAGTCTGTTTTTGGCAGGTTTGATGCTGGTCGGACTGGCGGGTTACAGCAGCCAGGTGGGTGCCGACAGCGAACCGGTGAAATTTACCTTATGGCATTCCTATGTGGGTGCGGACATGCGCGCCCCGTTTATGGATGAGATCCTCAAGAAATTCAGCGCCGAATATCCCGACATCAAGATCGTGGAAGAGCAGATCCCCCGCGATCAATATCAGACCAAACTGAAGACCCTGGCGGCCGCCGGCCAATTGCCGGATGCCTTCGTCCTGTGGCCGAACGCCATGACCCAGGAGTTCGCCAAGGCCGGCCTGCTGGCGGACATCAACGATCTGCTGGAACAGAACCCCGACTGGAAGAATTCTTTCGTGGCCCCGGCTCTGAAAGAATTCACCGTGGGCGGCAAGACCTACTCCGCCGGAATCGGCGTATCCGTCACCTCGATCGTGTATTACAACAAAGCTTTGTTTGCCAAATACAAGCTGGCCTATCCGAAGACCTATAAACAACTGTTGAACGTGGTGAAAGTCTTCAAGAAAAACGGGGTCATCCCGATCAGCCTGGGCAATAAGCCCAAATGGCCGGCGCAATCCACCATCTTCAGCCTGATGGCCAACCGCCGGACCGGCAGCGAATGGCTGGACAATGTCCTGAGCAAGAAAGGCGCCAAGTTCACTGACAAACAATTCGTGGCCGCTTTGAAAGACCTGAAGACCCTGACCGACCTCGGCGCGTTCAACAAAGACTACA carries:
- a CDS encoding extracellular solute-binding protein, translating into MKKRRILSLFLAGLMLVGLAGYSSQVGADSEPVKFTLWHSYVGADMRAPFMDEILKKFSAEYPDIKIVEEQIPRDQYQTKLKTLAAAGQLPDAFVLWPNAMTQEFAKAGLLADINDLLEQNPDWKNSFVAPALKEFTVGGKTYSAGIGVSVTSIVYYNKALFAKYKLAYPKTYKQLLNVVKVFKKNGVIPISLGNKPKWPAQSTIFSLMANRRTGSEWLDNVLSKKGAKFTDKQFVAALKDLKTLTDLGAFNKDYNSLDNVQMRDYFYRGQAAMMIDGSWALTDMISKAPDALKKNIEMGVLPAFEGGKGDPNVMSGVSATGIVVSAKASPKQKEAIKKLIKFVTDKNAQQLYVKSSIPVSFKNVDIDPGKVDPLFAKLVDLIKKHPFVTVYDSALNSEQTEIINNGLQAVMMGMQKPEDLAKQLQAAVK